The following coding sequences lie in one Fuerstiella sp. genomic window:
- a CDS encoding glycoside hydrolase → MCTIEILASGIIDDRDSAFPMTVQLGNDELLCSFSVGSGALVTGQTECARSADGGNNWTPAGVVLEKDHAQGRANFLKLTTNAKATTIYAYGAWIEDCVDHQFGQRPTTAVLCRSNDQGRSWSPAVDVLFPMDCPLEVSHGLLVLQSGRLLAPAAALSGKDTLGERVYLAVSDDDGQTWQYTIAFEDAVGLNGRRGFFEHKFVELAPDVVMGVCWTVTLGDYVDQQNTYVISRDGGRTFGPMTSTKIQGQTMTPISLGDDRLLVLYNKRHGQQEIRMCLVTWTDQTWTVHHESTMYNAASFVERDSSVESRIDEFDDFAFGYPTAIKLSDGTFLATHWCHEQGHSVIRWTRLNVAW, encoded by the coding sequence ATGTGTACAATTGAAATACTGGCTAGTGGGATCATTGATGATCGCGATTCCGCATTTCCGATGACGGTACAACTTGGCAATGACGAACTACTCTGTTCCTTTAGTGTTGGTAGCGGCGCACTGGTTACCGGGCAAACAGAGTGTGCCCGTTCAGCAGACGGAGGCAACAATTGGACACCTGCCGGAGTTGTCCTTGAAAAAGATCACGCGCAGGGGCGAGCTAATTTTCTGAAGCTTACGACCAATGCCAAGGCGACTACCATCTATGCCTACGGTGCCTGGATCGAAGACTGTGTCGATCACCAGTTTGGTCAAAGACCAACGACGGCAGTACTATGTCGTAGTAATGACCAGGGGCGGTCGTGGTCACCGGCCGTCGATGTTCTTTTTCCGATGGATTGTCCGTTAGAGGTGTCACACGGATTGCTTGTTCTGCAATCCGGCAGGCTATTGGCTCCGGCCGCAGCCTTGTCCGGAAAAGATACGTTGGGCGAACGAGTCTATTTGGCCGTGTCAGATGACGATGGACAGACATGGCAATATACGATTGCGTTTGAGGATGCGGTGGGATTGAACGGCCGCCGGGGGTTCTTTGAACACAAGTTTGTGGAACTCGCACCGGACGTTGTCATGGGCGTTTGTTGGACCGTAACCCTGGGTGATTACGTTGACCAGCAGAATACGTATGTCATTTCACGAGATGGTGGCCGCACATTTGGTCCAATGACGTCGACGAAAATACAAGGTCAAACGATGACGCCGATTTCACTCGGTGATGACCGATTACTTGTGCTTTATAACAAACGTCATGGGCAGCAGGAAATCCGCATGTGCCTTGTGACCTGGACTGACCAAACCTGGACCGTCCATCATGAATCCACCATGTACAATGCCGCGTCTTTTGTCGAACGTGATAGTAGTGTCGAATCGAGAATCGACGAATTCGATGATTTTGCGTTTGGTTATCCAACGGCCATCAAAC
- a CDS encoding aldolase/citrate lyase family protein: protein MISTNINRMREKIRAGQTVLGAGITHTDPTVTEALAPSVDFFWFDMEHNPATTESMLGHLIAARAGGAPAIVRIPSNDVGWVKRVLDSGAEGIILPRAYSAADAAKFVSACRYPPMGTRGFGPRRPMQYGRLQQQEYLQQANRDVFVTVQVETMELVEELDEVLKIEGLDSLVLGPQDLSGSMGRLGDTTHPEVVEVMTTVASKAKAAGKFIGSGLDADPEFAKLLISCGVQWLQAGNDFQFMINGCESAYSEIRKAVS from the coding sequence ATGATCAGCACAAACATCAATCGGATGCGCGAAAAAATTCGTGCCGGACAAACTGTTCTCGGTGCCGGGATCACACACACCGATCCCACCGTGACGGAGGCTCTGGCCCCCAGTGTCGACTTTTTCTGGTTCGACATGGAGCACAATCCTGCAACGACGGAGTCAATGCTGGGACATTTGATTGCCGCACGGGCGGGCGGGGCTCCTGCAATCGTTCGTATCCCCTCCAATGATGTCGGGTGGGTGAAACGTGTGCTTGATTCGGGTGCGGAAGGGATCATTCTTCCCAGAGCCTATTCAGCAGCTGATGCCGCGAAATTTGTTTCTGCGTGCCGCTATCCCCCCATGGGCACTCGTGGCTTCGGACCGCGTCGACCGATGCAGTATGGACGTCTGCAGCAGCAGGAATACCTGCAGCAGGCCAATCGTGACGTCTTTGTGACGGTCCAGGTAGAAACAATGGAACTGGTCGAGGAGTTGGATGAGGTATTGAAAATCGAAGGTCTCGATTCGCTGGTACTTGGCCCTCAGGATCTGTCCGGTTCGATGGGGCGGCTCGGTGATACAACACATCCCGAAGTTGTCGAAGTCATGACAACGGTTGCATCCAAAGCAAAAGCGGCCGGAAAGTTCATTGGTTCGGGACTGGATGCGGATCCGGAGTTTGCAAAACTGCTGATCAGCTGTGGTGTGCAGTGGCTGCAGGCTGGAAACGATTTCCAGTTCATGATCAACGGTTGTGAATCTGCATATTCAGAAATTCGTAAAGCGGTTTCCTGA
- a CDS encoding LLM class flavin-dependent oxidoreductase: MNQVTPLRLGMFVMPIHDPGKPLAQCIDEDLELAVKCEELGFDDFWVGEHHSSSIENIVMPEIFLGKVLGLTERIRIGPAPVCLQYHHPMHVAGRLAFLDHMSRGRLNVCFGPGAIPTDMEVFGSAPGEMGARVSESIGMIMRLWEEELPVDMEGRFWNVRMKDNLHTELGVGHLHKPFQQPHPPIYVPSISRSSVGLQKAAERGFRFISHHMLHTDCLQAQWQTYAEAAAGAGRMADPSDWAVARNVLVADSTEDAQRLARKNSLGSCIQYILDLTQATAPDGVAMWKRDEQQADSDCTIDYFMEDVIISGDPECVTDQLLRLREQIGPFGTLILTAHDWDDREQWIHSLELFAQVVVPAFNRAIGAQ; encoded by the coding sequence ATGAACCAGGTGACACCGCTGCGACTTGGAATGTTCGTGATGCCGATTCACGATCCAGGCAAGCCTCTGGCGCAATGTATCGATGAGGACCTTGAACTGGCAGTCAAGTGTGAGGAACTCGGGTTTGACGATTTCTGGGTTGGCGAACATCATTCTTCGTCGATTGAGAACATCGTTATGCCGGAAATATTTCTGGGAAAAGTACTTGGCCTGACGGAACGAATTCGAATCGGTCCTGCGCCGGTCTGCCTGCAGTATCACCATCCTATGCACGTAGCGGGGAGGCTCGCATTTCTGGATCACATGTCACGTGGACGCCTGAACGTCTGTTTTGGACCGGGTGCGATCCCGACCGATATGGAGGTTTTCGGATCGGCCCCAGGTGAAATGGGAGCGAGAGTTTCTGAGTCAATTGGCATGATCATGCGACTGTGGGAGGAGGAGCTGCCCGTTGATATGGAAGGCCGGTTCTGGAACGTCAGGATGAAGGACAATCTTCATACTGAGCTTGGGGTTGGGCATCTCCACAAACCGTTTCAGCAGCCGCATCCGCCGATCTACGTTCCAAGTATCAGCCGCAGTTCGGTCGGACTGCAAAAAGCGGCGGAACGAGGATTTCGTTTTATTAGTCACCACATGCTCCACACCGACTGCCTGCAGGCACAGTGGCAGACCTATGCTGAGGCGGCAGCCGGCGCCGGTCGAATGGCAGACCCTTCCGACTGGGCGGTTGCGAGAAATGTGCTGGTGGCAGATTCGACTGAGGATGCGCAGCGACTGGCGCGAAAGAATTCGCTGGGATCGTGTATTCAGTACATCCTTGATCTGACCCAGGCAACAGCCCCCGACGGTGTGGCTATGTGGAAACGCGACGAACAACAGGCGGATTCGGACTGTACAATCGATTACTTCATGGAAGATGTCATCATATCGGGAGATCCCGAATGCGTGACCGATCAGTTGCTTCGGCTGCGCGAACAAATTGGTCCGTTCGGTACACTGATTCTGACTGCTCACGACTGGGATGATCGGGAGCAATGGATTCACAGTCTCGAATTGTTTGCGCAGGTGGTTGTTCCGGCATTTAATCGGGCCATTGGTGCCCAATAA
- a CDS encoding Ldh family oxidoreductase — MSQLYQSEAVSHAGMELFAAAGVEESKAQATVGALVTSSLMGHDSHGVMRIPEYLGFVADGSIDIEAPVSIQQTGPTTAVVDCGQGFGAVGAERAVNEAVRMAREQRTACVITKRCNHIGRIGAWVQLAADSGMIALSTCNSPVYGHFVLPFGGREGRLATNPIAWAAPTGADPIVADFSTSVAPEGKIRFHRNEGQSVPDGWILDAGGNPTNDPNEFYGPPRGGIMPLGGGVGHKGFALSLLVEILGSALAGISCQDTEVFGNGVCFIVIDPSAFCPIETFKQLMDETVAYMKSSPPAPGFDEVLVPGEIEFRVRRRREIEGIPVDDRTLQEFYAHGDRLDIDLSGILNGGVTQ, encoded by the coding sequence ATGAGTCAGCTTTATCAGTCAGAGGCCGTTTCACATGCCGGAATGGAGCTGTTTGCTGCGGCCGGTGTTGAAGAGTCTAAAGCCCAGGCAACGGTTGGAGCACTGGTTACCAGCAGTCTGATGGGGCATGACTCGCATGGAGTGATGCGAATTCCCGAATATCTGGGATTTGTAGCCGATGGTTCGATTGATATTGAAGCGCCGGTATCGATTCAGCAAACGGGGCCGACCACTGCCGTTGTCGACTGTGGTCAGGGATTCGGTGCCGTGGGAGCGGAACGTGCTGTAAATGAGGCCGTTCGTATGGCGCGTGAGCAGCGAACGGCCTGTGTGATTACAAAACGCTGTAACCATATCGGACGCATCGGTGCGTGGGTTCAGCTTGCAGCCGACAGCGGTATGATAGCGCTGTCGACATGCAACTCCCCGGTTTACGGACACTTTGTTCTTCCGTTTGGCGGGCGGGAAGGTCGACTGGCAACCAATCCCATCGCCTGGGCGGCCCCGACGGGAGCAGATCCGATTGTGGCCGATTTTTCCACCTCGGTAGCGCCGGAAGGAAAAATTCGATTCCATCGCAATGAGGGGCAGTCAGTTCCGGATGGCTGGATCCTGGATGCCGGCGGAAACCCAACCAATGATCCGAATGAGTTTTACGGGCCACCACGTGGAGGCATTATGCCACTGGGCGGTGGCGTGGGACACAAAGGATTCGCACTCAGTCTTCTGGTCGAAATTCTTGGCAGCGCACTTGCCGGAATCAGTTGTCAGGACACGGAAGTGTTTGGCAACGGAGTCTGCTTCATCGTCATCGATCCTTCCGCGTTTTGTCCGATCGAGACATTTAAGCAACTGATGGACGAGACCGTGGCGTATATGAAATCCTCTCCACCCGCCCCCGGGTTCGATGAAGTCCTGGTTCCTGGCGAAATCGAGTTTCGTGTCCGGAGGAGACGTGAGATCGAGGGCATTCCGGTTGACGACAGGACTCTGCAGGAATTCTACGCTCACGGAGATCGCCTGGATATTGACCTCTCCGGCATTCTGAACGGAGGAGTAACGCAATGA
- a CDS encoding LLM class flavin-dependent oxidoreductase, translating into MAQSVQQIDYGMFIMPFHVPEKPLSQGYDEDLELIIRAEELGFSEFWIGEHHTMKYETIVMPEMFIARALGETSSIRMGPAPLCLNQHHPAMVAGRLAMLDHLAKGRLNLCMGNGSVTADHELFGIEPKDGGRMALEAIDVILDLWSHGPPYEYNGEFWKFRLADTVDEESLIGYIHQPFQKPHPPISMPGTSRNSYSMTVAGQRGFQPFAHCLVTGNVVADQWNTYAAGANEVGRTPCRSDFKVARSILLADTTREAVELARTNSMGRNYEYIGGLFDKGLGRQIYKRDLDMPDSECNLDFLMTEQIIAGDVDEVLRRLLMLVEETGEFGTLILMSYDWDDKDVWIRSMELFANELMPALNKAVCGSDVRESTSLESV; encoded by the coding sequence ATGGCTCAGAGCGTTCAGCAGATCGATTACGGCATGTTCATTATGCCGTTTCACGTACCCGAAAAACCACTTTCGCAGGGTTATGACGAAGATCTTGAACTGATCATTCGCGCTGAGGAACTGGGCTTCAGTGAGTTCTGGATCGGTGAGCATCACACGATGAAATATGAAACGATCGTGATGCCCGAGATGTTCATTGCGCGGGCCCTCGGTGAAACCAGCAGCATTCGTATGGGGCCCGCGCCTCTGTGTTTGAATCAGCATCATCCGGCCATGGTTGCCGGTCGTCTGGCAATGCTGGACCATCTTGCAAAGGGACGGCTTAATCTGTGCATGGGAAACGGCAGCGTCACAGCTGATCATGAATTGTTCGGAATCGAACCCAAAGACGGCGGACGTATGGCACTTGAGGCGATTGATGTGATACTTGATCTGTGGTCGCATGGTCCCCCCTATGAATACAACGGTGAATTCTGGAAATTTCGGCTGGCGGACACGGTGGATGAGGAATCTTTGATTGGGTACATCCACCAGCCGTTTCAAAAACCGCATCCGCCGATATCGATGCCGGGTACAAGCCGCAATTCGTACAGTATGACAGTGGCGGGGCAGCGGGGTTTTCAGCCGTTTGCCCATTGTCTGGTGACCGGAAATGTGGTTGCCGATCAGTGGAATACTTATGCGGCCGGAGCGAACGAAGTTGGACGCACGCCCTGCCGCTCTGATTTCAAAGTCGCAAGATCGATACTGCTGGCGGATACAACCCGGGAAGCAGTTGAACTTGCCCGGACAAATTCAATGGGAAGAAATTACGAATACATCGGCGGGCTTTTTGACAAAGGCTTGGGGCGTCAGATTTACAAACGTGATCTGGACATGCCCGATTCGGAATGCAATCTGGACTTTTTGATGACCGAACAGATCATTGCCGGCGATGTGGATGAGGTTCTGCGGCGGTTGCTGATGCTGGTGGAAGAAACCGGTGAGTTTGGGACGCTGATCCTGATGAGTTACGACTGGGATGACAAAGACGTCTGGATTCGCAGTATGGAACTGTTTGCCAATGAACTGATGCCCGCCCTCAACAAAGCCGTTTGTGGAAGTGACGTAAGGGAATCAACATCACTGGAGTCAGTATGA
- a CDS encoding Nramp family divalent metal transporter: MSQVANDDAADRNESLPDLPRALTSRSPLAWLTLFGPGAVVASVTIGTGELIFSTRGGVLFGYNILFLFLFISMLKWVLVFGTSKHLLLTGVHPFQRMMELPGPRGWLPMMLLLMICVVQPIWVSFHSSTLGNYVALLSGTTDSLFGGAQFMWALLLVGLVVALCFSGGYTFMERIQIVVVFALMVAAVVSLVMYDPNYTEMMRGFISPRFGDYPAWIEHKYQTIWETPKWVELTTYVGVIGGAAFDYMAYTTWLREKRWGYAGVTPPTQVDLKNMADDPHHPARKWLKAPVIDCGISFTLIVAFSAVFVASGVELLAPAEEIPDSGDMLGQQARILTEVHPWLYPLYVIGAILTMFGTLYGTVEIGVAVVTELLRSFNRDWVNVRRQSIARVVLIWHAVFSAFVILLMFNHVFAAGRENARTVSAQQTVPLNSESSDAADRPGSVEEQMPAQETESRSPSPKEVILIVLRPVNLFTGVLACGIFCLSNLWIEMNHVPAGLRSSLLIRVLYVSSGLLFLGLGLKGYWDNHDPDGGLLQSRWFSMSGIFAVTLFSLIVVRPFRQWMENRGT, translated from the coding sequence ATGTCACAAGTGGCGAACGACGATGCGGCTGACCGTAACGAATCACTGCCGGACCTGCCCAGAGCATTGACCTCCAGAAGTCCGCTGGCTTGGTTAACGTTGTTTGGTCCGGGGGCCGTCGTTGCCAGCGTAACGATTGGTACGGGCGAACTCATTTTCTCAACCCGCGGTGGAGTTCTGTTCGGCTACAACATCCTGTTTCTGTTTCTTTTTATCTCAATGTTGAAGTGGGTCCTCGTATTCGGGACTTCCAAACATTTGCTTCTGACAGGTGTTCACCCGTTTCAACGCATGATGGAGTTGCCAGGGCCTCGCGGGTGGCTCCCGATGATGCTGTTGCTGATGATTTGTGTTGTTCAGCCGATCTGGGTGAGCTTTCACAGCAGCACACTCGGAAATTACGTAGCTCTGCTCAGTGGTACGACTGACAGCCTTTTCGGTGGTGCACAGTTTATGTGGGCCCTTTTGCTGGTTGGTCTGGTCGTTGCGCTCTGTTTCAGTGGCGGTTACACGTTCATGGAACGCATCCAGATTGTGGTGGTGTTCGCGTTGATGGTTGCGGCGGTTGTCTCTCTGGTGATGTACGATCCGAATTACACTGAAATGATGCGCGGTTTTATCTCGCCCCGGTTCGGTGATTATCCGGCATGGATCGAACACAAATATCAGACGATCTGGGAAACCCCTAAATGGGTTGAACTCACAACATATGTCGGAGTTATCGGAGGAGCGGCGTTTGATTACATGGCCTATACAACCTGGCTGAGAGAAAAACGTTGGGGCTATGCGGGGGTGACACCTCCAACCCAGGTTGATCTGAAGAATATGGCGGATGACCCGCATCATCCTGCCAGGAAATGGTTAAAAGCTCCCGTCATCGACTGTGGCATTAGTTTCACTCTTATCGTGGCGTTCAGTGCGGTGTTTGTGGCGTCAGGTGTGGAACTGCTTGCTCCGGCAGAAGAGATTCCGGACAGTGGTGATATGCTCGGACAACAGGCCCGGATTCTTACCGAAGTTCATCCCTGGCTGTATCCGCTGTATGTGATTGGTGCGATTCTGACTATGTTCGGAACGCTGTACGGGACCGTCGAGATCGGGGTTGCAGTGGTAACGGAGCTTCTCCGTTCGTTCAATCGGGACTGGGTCAATGTGCGTCGTCAGTCCATCGCCCGAGTGGTGCTGATCTGGCATGCCGTTTTTTCTGCCTTTGTGATTCTGCTGATGTTCAACCATGTGTTTGCTGCGGGGCGTGAAAATGCCAGGACCGTATCCGCACAACAGACGGTGCCGTTGAATTCAGAGAGCAGTGACGCAGCAGACCGTCCGGGCAGCGTGGAGGAGCAGATGCCGGCTCAGGAAACCGAGTCCCGGTCACCGAGTCCAAAAGAAGTGATTCTGATTGTTTTACGACCGGTGAACCTGTTCACGGGGGTACTTGCGTGTGGCATCTTTTGTCTTTCGAACCTGTGGATCGAAATGAACCACGTGCCGGCAGGCCTCAGGTCATCTCTCCTGATAAGAGTACTGTACGTTAGTTCCGGCTTGTTGTTTTTGGGCCTGGGGCTGAAAGGTTACTGGGACAATCACGATCCGGACGGCGGTCTGTTGCAGTCCAGATGGTTTTCGATGTCAGGAATTTTCGCCGTTACGTTGTTCAGTCTCATTGTCGTCAGGCCGTTTCGTCAGTGGATGGAAAACAGGGGCACGTAG
- a CDS encoding PQQ-dependent sugar dehydrogenase, producing the protein MRALSLLNVLIMALPACQIMANEETSEAAESDTTPFGLTNRIPWTTSRIAGTPEPPPPYTVSRAFPNLTFENPVCIAQEPGTNRFMVAENGGRIYAFTKDTADTASRELFLDAGRNLYAFSFHPNYEQNGFVFTHSPNGTKPAEPQPDDLPGSSTENESSGDSTENDNSDSGQTEHTSREPETEKQDPPVPQPEDLPPHRRSRVSRFQAVGTTSRRCLPESEKIIIEWPSGGHNGGEAIIGPDGYLYVSTGDGSSGSDAKVTGQGVNDLLAVILRLDVDHPAEGKAYSVPSDNPFIDYPGARPEIWAFGFRNPWRMSFDRKTGDLWVGDVGQDLWEMIWRVQRGGNYGWSVQEGSHPFHPNQQTGPGPILPPVVEHHHVECRSITGGYVYYGKKFPKLNGTYFYGDYQYGMLWGIRLNGQRVTWHEVLASTPLQISSFTMSRAGDIYMLDYLTSSIYELMPAEHNDESPHFPRKLSETGLFTSLSNHQVAPGVIGYSVNTPQWIDGATKERFMAIPGDSKIEFVERSKDAQTWVLPDGTVNLETISVEMESGNPASKRRIETRIMVKQSGKEEFWLGYSYLWNDEQTDAALVEANGRDIPLIIIDSLAAEGTRQQTWHVPGRNECMVCHSRAAGFVLGPRTVQMNRDHDYLRGTDNQLRTLNHIGLFAEPLNKPPEDFESLADAYDPTADLNDRARAYLHVNCSGCHVADGGGNAKMDMKYHQPLQDTGLTDSPMHGTFGLSNARLVVPGDPYASVLFYRLAKWGRGRMPHVGSNLHDEQGLHLIHNWITHLPDVSDDPGRASANPPPTSQTPDAEEAQQLRIRNKLISKDRIAEAAVRRKSVDNELRSVTAELQRAEQLTAEHQTEELDKLLSSPRTALELVQLVQQHMTSDGVRRQLIARGAAHSDTNVRDLFERFLPENQRTRRLGNVIAPAEILALDGNAEHGREFFFTATALQCSGCHRLEGKGGTIGPDLSQVGRKYKQRELLEELLAPSRRIDPKYRTHVLVTTQGQSYTGILTENSAQHVVLKVLKNGRSVEVRVLTEDVEELVPQQTSLMPEGMLRDLTPQQAADLLAFLSSLNQEPSE; encoded by the coding sequence ATGCGAGCACTGTCCCTGCTGAATGTCCTGATCATGGCTCTGCCGGCCTGCCAGATCATGGCGAATGAGGAAACATCTGAAGCCGCCGAATCGGATACCACGCCGTTTGGCCTTACAAACCGCATACCGTGGACCACTTCACGTATTGCCGGCACGCCCGAACCACCTCCACCTTATACGGTCAGTCGGGCTTTCCCTAACCTGACATTTGAAAACCCGGTCTGCATCGCACAGGAGCCTGGCACCAACCGCTTCATGGTTGCCGAAAACGGCGGCCGAATCTATGCGTTCACCAAAGACACGGCCGACACGGCGTCTCGTGAACTGTTCCTTGACGCCGGACGCAATCTGTACGCCTTCTCCTTTCACCCCAACTACGAACAAAACGGCTTTGTCTTCACACACAGTCCAAACGGAACAAAACCCGCTGAACCGCAGCCGGATGACCTACCGGGTTCCTCAACGGAAAACGAAAGCAGTGGAGACAGTACCGAAAACGACAATTCAGACAGCGGGCAAACTGAACACACCAGCCGGGAACCGGAAACCGAAAAACAAGACCCTCCGGTCCCTCAACCGGAAGATCTGCCACCTCATCGCCGGAGTCGCGTGTCACGTTTTCAGGCGGTGGGCACCACATCCCGCCGCTGCCTGCCGGAAAGTGAAAAGATCATCATCGAATGGCCGTCAGGGGGACATAACGGCGGCGAAGCGATTATTGGACCGGATGGATACTTATATGTTTCCACCGGTGACGGTTCGTCAGGGTCAGACGCAAAGGTAACCGGACAGGGCGTGAACGACCTGCTGGCCGTGATCCTGCGGCTCGATGTGGATCATCCTGCCGAAGGCAAAGCCTATTCTGTCCCTTCCGACAATCCCTTTATCGATTACCCGGGAGCCCGACCGGAAATCTGGGCCTTCGGTTTCCGCAACCCGTGGCGGATGAGTTTCGACCGGAAAACGGGTGACCTGTGGGTCGGCGACGTCGGTCAGGATTTGTGGGAGATGATCTGGCGTGTGCAACGAGGCGGCAACTACGGCTGGAGCGTTCAGGAGGGGTCCCATCCATTCCATCCGAATCAGCAAACCGGTCCTGGTCCGATTTTGCCGCCTGTCGTCGAACATCACCATGTGGAATGTCGATCGATTACCGGTGGCTATGTGTACTACGGTAAAAAATTCCCGAAACTCAACGGCACCTATTTCTATGGTGACTATCAATACGGCATGCTCTGGGGGATTCGTCTCAACGGTCAGCGGGTAACCTGGCATGAGGTGCTGGCCAGCACGCCGCTGCAGATTTCCAGTTTCACAATGAGTCGGGCAGGAGACATCTATATGCTCGACTACCTCACTTCTTCGATCTATGAACTCATGCCCGCTGAGCATAACGATGAAAGTCCTCATTTTCCCCGCAAGCTCAGTGAAACAGGTCTTTTCACCTCGCTCAGCAATCACCAGGTCGCTCCAGGAGTCATAGGTTATTCGGTAAACACACCACAATGGATCGATGGCGCAACCAAGGAACGGTTCATGGCAATCCCGGGTGACTCAAAAATCGAATTCGTCGAAAGAAGTAAAGATGCTCAGACGTGGGTCTTGCCGGATGGCACCGTGAACCTTGAAACCATCTCAGTTGAAATGGAGTCCGGCAATCCCGCATCAAAACGCAGGATTGAGACGCGCATCATGGTCAAACAGTCCGGAAAGGAAGAATTCTGGCTTGGTTATTCGTATCTGTGGAATGACGAACAGACGGATGCCGCTCTTGTCGAAGCCAACGGCCGGGACATTCCCCTCATCATCATCGATTCACTGGCTGCTGAGGGAACTCGACAGCAGACATGGCACGTTCCAGGTCGTAATGAGTGCATGGTCTGCCACTCACGAGCGGCCGGATTTGTACTGGGCCCGAGGACGGTACAGATGAACCGTGACCATGATTACCTCCGGGGCACCGACAACCAACTGCGGACATTGAATCACATCGGTCTGTTTGCCGAGCCGCTAAACAAGCCCCCGGAAGATTTCGAGTCTCTTGCTGATGCGTACGATCCGACAGCTGACCTGAACGACCGGGCTCGGGCTTACCTGCACGTCAACTGTTCCGGTTGCCATGTGGCTGACGGCGGAGGCAATGCAAAAATGGACATGAAATACCATCAACCACTGCAGGACACCGGCCTGACCGACTCACCGATGCACGGCACGTTTGGTCTGAGCAATGCCCGACTCGTCGTCCCCGGTGACCCTTACGCATCTGTATTATTCTACCGCCTCGCCAAGTGGGGTCGCGGACGAATGCCGCATGTCGGCTCAAATCTGCATGATGAACAGGGACTGCATCTGATTCACAACTGGATCACGCACCTTCCGGATGTATCAGACGATCCCGGACGTGCATCAGCCAATCCGCCTCCAACATCGCAAACACCGGACGCGGAAGAAGCACAGCAACTGCGGATCCGGAACAAACTGATCAGCAAAGATCGTATTGCCGAGGCAGCGGTGCGAAGAAAATCGGTGGACAACGAACTGCGTTCCGTGACGGCAGAACTGCAGCGAGCCGAACAACTCACCGCGGAACACCAGACTGAAGAACTCGACAAACTGCTGTCGTCACCCCGAACGGCTTTGGAACTCGTCCAACTTGTTCAGCAACACATGACGTCTGATGGTGTCCGCCGTCAGCTGATCGCCCGGGGCGCTGCTCACTCCGATACCAATGTGCGTGATCTGTTCGAGCGGTTTCTACCCGAAAACCAGCGAACCCGGCGGCTGGGAAATGTGATCGCCCCGGCCGAGATCCTGGCACTGGACGGTAATGCCGAACATGGACGGGAGTTTTTCTTCACGGCAACCGCGTTGCAGTGCAGCGGCTGCCACCGACTGGAAGGGAAGGGCGGAACGATTGGTCCCGATCTCAGTCAGGTTGGTCGGAAATACAAGCAGCGCGAACTTCTGGAAGAACTGCTTGCACCGTCGCGCAGGATCGATCCGAAATACAGAACACATGTTCTGGTGACCACTCAGGGACAAAGCTATACCGGCATTCTTACCGAAAATTCTGCACAGCACGTGGTTTTGAAAGTTCTAAAAAACGGAAGGTCGGTCGAAGTCCGGGTACTGACCGAAGACGTGGAGGAACTGGTTCCACAGCAAACGTCGCTGATGCCGGAGGGAATGCTTCGTGACCTCACCCCGCAGCAGGCCGCCGACCTGCTGGCGTTTCTGAGTTCATTGAACCAGGAACCATCGGAGTAG